A stretch of Anaeromyxobacter dehalogenans 2CP-1 DNA encodes these proteins:
- a CDS encoding ferritin, with protein sequence MLYPELFRSLERARWSLEDDVPWSSFDPTALSDEQALTVKMNAITEWSALPATEMFLRDNRHDSDFSAFMSIWFYEEQKHALVLMEYLRRFRPDLVPTEDELHAVRFEFDPAPALETLALHFCGEIRLTQWYRRAAEWHTEPVLKQVYGLISQDEGRHGGAYLRYMRQAIERHGDAARAAFAKLGVLMASSGRSGKPLHPTNLHVNQRLFPRDTVQSRLPDPGWLDRWLDGQIRFDEGCERRVVRTMLRSLSALLGESFETVRDLNRYRKSLAGAAAPAASAAPMHA encoded by the coding sequence GTGCTGTATCCCGAGCTGTTCAGGTCCCTGGAGCGCGCCCGCTGGAGCCTCGAGGACGACGTCCCCTGGTCGAGCTTCGATCCGACCGCGCTCTCCGACGAGCAGGCGCTCACGGTCAAGATGAACGCCATCACCGAGTGGTCGGCGCTGCCCGCGACCGAGATGTTCCTGCGCGACAACCGGCACGACAGCGACTTCTCGGCGTTCATGTCGATCTGGTTCTACGAGGAGCAGAAGCACGCGCTCGTGCTCATGGAGTACCTGCGCCGCTTCCGCCCCGACCTCGTTCCCACCGAGGACGAGCTGCACGCCGTCCGGTTCGAGTTCGACCCGGCGCCCGCGCTGGAGACGCTCGCGCTGCACTTCTGTGGCGAGATCCGGCTCACCCAGTGGTACCGCCGCGCCGCCGAGTGGCACACCGAGCCGGTGCTGAAGCAGGTGTACGGCCTCATCTCGCAGGACGAGGGGCGCCACGGTGGCGCCTACCTCCGGTACATGCGGCAGGCGATCGAGCGGCACGGCGACGCTGCGCGCGCGGCGTTCGCGAAGCTCGGCGTCCTCATGGCGAGCAGCGGCCGCAGCGGCAAGCCGCTCCACCCGACCAACCTGCACGTCAACCAGCGGCTCTTCCCGCGCGACACGGTGCAGAGCCGGCTGCCCGACCCGGGCTGGCTCGACCGCTGGCTCGACGGCCAGATCCGCTTCGACGAGGGCTGCGAGCGGCGGGTGGTGCGGACCATGCTGCGCAGCCTGTCGGCGCTCCTCGGCGAGAGCTTCGAGACCGTCCGCGACCTGAACCGCTACCGGAAGTCGCTCGCGGGCGCGGCGGCGCCGGCGGCGAGCGCCGCGCCCATGCACGCCTGA
- a CDS encoding class I SAM-dependent methyltransferase, producing the protein MPPRAPRRRPARPAPPPAAASARRASPDAPGRFDAAYYRRHYRGKDRVHSAAEIARLASGVCGLAGWLGVDVRSVLDVGAGTGLWRAWLRRHRPAVAYRSVDVSPYACARYGHEQRDISRWRARERFDLVVCHGVLHYLDDRAAARAIDNLGAMCRGLLYLEVITRGDLETVVDLERTDTAMHRRTGAWYRRRLARHFVQVGAGLWAARRAGLPFYELEAARG; encoded by the coding sequence ATGCCGCCCCGCGCGCCGCGCCGCCGTCCCGCTCGCCCCGCCCCACCGCCCGCGGCCGCGTCCGCCCGCCGCGCGTCGCCGGACGCGCCCGGGCGCTTCGACGCCGCCTATTACCGGCGGCACTACCGGGGGAAGGACCGCGTCCACTCGGCGGCGGAGATCGCGCGGCTGGCGAGCGGGGTGTGCGGGCTCGCTGGCTGGCTGGGGGTGGACGTCCGCTCGGTGCTCGACGTCGGCGCGGGGACCGGGCTGTGGCGGGCGTGGCTGCGCAGGCATCGGCCCGCCGTCGCCTACCGCTCCGTGGACGTGTCGCCCTACGCCTGCGCGCGCTACGGGCACGAGCAGCGCGACATCTCGCGGTGGCGGGCGCGCGAGCGCTTCGACCTCGTCGTGTGCCACGGGGTCCTGCACTACCTCGACGACCGCGCCGCGGCGCGGGCCATCGACAACCTGGGCGCGATGTGCCGCGGGCTCCTCTACCTCGAGGTGATCACCCGCGGCGACCTCGAGACGGTGGTGGACCTCGAGCGCACTGACACCGCGATGCACCGGCGCACCGGCGCCTGGTACCGGCGGCGGCTGGCGCGGCACTTCGTGCAGGTGGGCGCGGGCCTGTGGGCGGCGCGCCGGGCCGGCCTGCCGTTCTACGAGCTCGAGGCCGCGCGCGGCTGA
- a CDS encoding DUF3014 domain-containing protein, whose amino-acid sequence MPEPTQRERRPLRGGDLAAIVLALAVAGAIAYFWVQRRPAAPATPPAVPEQSAPAATPSTAPPSAAVQADPAQVKTLLEAASADPEYRRWLGAGGDLVRLWAVLTDNLAEGVSPRKQLPFLVPEQPFSVTEQGGRRVIASASYARYDRFGDAVASIDAKAMAAAYRALRPAVETAYRLLGYPDAVLDRVTARALHRLESAPHPGGPVEVVPHAEPGAGWAYADPALEHLGAVEKHLVRLGPRNASKVQAKAREIREALGLREPR is encoded by the coding sequence ATGCCCGAGCCCACCCAGCGCGAGCGCCGCCCTCTCCGCGGCGGCGACCTCGCGGCCATCGTGCTCGCGCTGGCCGTCGCCGGCGCCATCGCCTACTTCTGGGTCCAGCGCCGCCCCGCGGCGCCAGCGACCCCTCCCGCGGTGCCGGAGCAATCCGCCCCCGCGGCGACGCCGTCGACCGCGCCGCCTTCGGCCGCGGTCCAGGCCGACCCGGCGCAGGTGAAGACGCTCCTCGAGGCAGCGTCGGCGGATCCGGAGTACCGCCGCTGGCTCGGCGCCGGCGGCGACCTCGTCCGGCTCTGGGCGGTGCTCACCGACAACCTGGCCGAGGGCGTCTCGCCGCGGAAGCAGCTCCCGTTCCTGGTGCCGGAGCAACCGTTCTCGGTGACGGAGCAGGGCGGCCGGCGCGTGATCGCCTCCGCGTCGTACGCGCGCTACGACCGATTCGGCGACGCGGTGGCGTCCATCGACGCGAAGGCGATGGCCGCCGCCTACCGCGCGCTGCGGCCCGCCGTCGAGACCGCGTACCGGCTGCTCGGCTACCCGGACGCCGTGCTCGACCGCGTCACCGCGCGGGCGCTCCACCGGCTCGAGTCGGCGCCGCACCCTGGGGGGCCGGTCGAAGTGGTCCCGCACGCGGAGCCCGGGGCCGGATGGGCCTACGCGGATCCGGCGCTCGAGCACCTGGGCGCCGTGGAGAAGCACCTCGTGCGCCTGGGCCCGCGCAACGCCAGCAAGGTGCAGGCGAAGGCGCGCGAGATCCGGGAGGCGCTGGGGCTCCGGGAGCCGCGGTAG
- a CDS encoding aldo/keto reductase codes for MTSSIPQRRRLGATDLSVFPVCLGGNVFGWTADRAASFAVLDAYREAGGNFVDTADVYSAWVPGHRGGESEEVLGAWLRERRCRDEVVIATKVGMGGPDSAAGLSAEKILHACDGSLRRLGVERIDLYYAHRDDAATPLEETLGAFDRLVRAGKVRHLGASNYAAPRLAAALDLSARAGLARFAVLQPEYNLVSRGGYEGALADLCAARGLGVCTYYALASGFLTGKYGPGLPPPTARAGKVNALLADPGAKAVLAAAREVARAHGATVAQVALAWQLRSPRVTAPIASATSAAQVRDMAGAVEVALTPDDVARLEGAGGR; via the coding sequence ATGACCTCCTCGATCCCGCAGCGGCGCCGCCTCGGCGCCACCGACCTGTCCGTCTTTCCCGTCTGCCTGGGCGGCAACGTGTTCGGCTGGACCGCAGACCGCGCCGCCAGCTTCGCCGTCCTCGACGCCTACCGCGAGGCGGGCGGCAACTTCGTGGACACCGCCGACGTGTACAGCGCCTGGGTGCCGGGCCACCGCGGCGGCGAGTCGGAGGAGGTCCTCGGCGCGTGGCTGCGCGAGCGGCGCTGCCGCGACGAGGTGGTGATCGCCACCAAGGTCGGCATGGGCGGCCCGGACTCGGCGGCCGGGCTCTCCGCGGAGAAGATCCTGCACGCGTGCGACGGCTCGTTGCGGCGGCTCGGGGTCGAGCGGATCGACCTGTACTACGCGCACCGCGACGACGCGGCCACGCCGCTCGAGGAGACGCTCGGGGCGTTCGACCGGCTGGTGCGGGCGGGCAAGGTGCGCCACCTCGGCGCCTCCAACTACGCGGCGCCGCGCCTCGCGGCCGCGCTCGACCTCTCGGCGCGCGCCGGCCTGGCGCGGTTCGCGGTGCTGCAGCCCGAGTACAACCTGGTCTCGCGCGGCGGCTACGAGGGCGCGCTCGCCGACCTGTGCGCGGCGCGCGGGCTGGGCGTGTGCACCTACTACGCGCTCGCCTCAGGCTTCCTCACCGGCAAGTACGGCCCGGGCCTGCCCCCGCCCACCGCCCGCGCCGGCAAGGTGAACGCGCTCCTCGCCGACCCGGGCGCCAAGGCGGTGCTGGCCGCTGCGCGCGAGGTGGCCCGGGCGCACGGCGCGACCGTGGCGCAGGTCGCGCTCGCGTGGCAGCTGCGGAGCCCGCGCGTCACCGCGCCCATCGCCAGCGCGACGAGCGCGGCGCAGGTGCGGGACATGGCCGGCGCCGTCGAGGTCGCGCTCACGCCGGACGACGTGGCGCGGCTCGAGGGCGCTGGCGGACGCTGA